The Methanothrix soehngenii GP6 genome has a window encoding:
- a CDS encoding radical SAM protein has product MERLIAFGPVPSRRLGRSLGINNIPAKICSYSCAYCQVGRTLQMSAERRSYYLPQQIFDQVAQKVAEARDLGLTIDYLSFVPDGEPTLDSNLGEEIDMLKTLGIKIAVISNASLIWDEKVREDLFKADWVSVKVDSLEDKAWRRIDRPHRSLRLDTILQGIKDFAREYSGILATESMLLAGINDCNASLLALAEFLEGIDPEVSYISVPIRPPTESWVQMPSPENLCLAYQIFSQRLKRVELLVGYEGDSFDFTGEAKEDILAIASVHPMREAALRRFLEKSGNSWDIIEELLEKKELLRIEYQGNSFYLRRPERQDKIGAE; this is encoded by the coding sequence ATGGAGAGATTGATAGCTTTTGGGCCTGTGCCTTCCCGCAGGCTGGGACGATCCCTGGGGATCAACAACATTCCTGCCAAGATCTGCAGCTATTCCTGCGCCTACTGCCAGGTGGGCAGGACTCTGCAGATGTCGGCAGAGCGCCGCTCCTACTATCTACCCCAGCAGATCTTCGACCAGGTGGCCCAGAAGGTGGCAGAGGCAAGAGATCTAGGCCTGACTATAGATTACTTATCTTTTGTTCCTGACGGCGAGCCCACGTTGGACAGCAACCTGGGCGAAGAGATCGATATGCTCAAAACACTCGGCATAAAAATAGCGGTGATCAGCAATGCCTCCCTGATCTGGGATGAAAAGGTTCGAGAGGATCTATTCAAAGCGGACTGGGTGTCGGTCAAGGTGGATTCTCTGGAGGATAAAGCCTGGCGGCGAATAGACCGGCCCCACCGCAGTCTCAGGCTCGATACGATCCTTCAGGGAATCAAAGATTTCGCCCGGGAATATAGTGGCATCCTGGCCACGGAGAGCATGCTCTTAGCCGGCATAAACGATTGTAATGCCAGCCTCCTGGCCCTAGCTGAGTTCCTGGAGGGGATCGATCCTGAAGTATCCTATATCTCCGTTCCCATCCGTCCTCCAACAGAATCATGGGTACAGATGCCCTCCCCGGAGAACCTGTGCCTGGCTTATCAGATATTCAGCCAGAGGCTGAAGAGGGTCGAGCTCCTGGTCGGATATGAGGGAGACAGCTTCGACTTCACCGGCGAAGCTAAAGAGGATATCCTGGCGATCGCCTCCGTTCACCCCATGAGAGAAGCTGCCTTGAGAAGATTTTTAGAAAAATCTGGAAATAGCTGGGATATAATAGAAGAGCTGCTGGAAAAAAAAGAGCTCCTCCGAATTGAATACC